A region from the Terriglobia bacterium genome encodes:
- the hflX gene encoding GTPase HflX gives MNDRALLVSVCSQRASRGRSTGARREGDDSLDELQELAFTAGAEVVGRISQSRPNLDPAFFIGRGKGLQLREQIQSGRVTLLIFDDELTPTQQRNLENLTECRVIDRTQLILAIFAQRARTREGKLQVELAQLDYLRPRLTGHGVELSRLGGGIGTRGPGETRLEMDRRRIIRRIARIRAEMERVRFQRELHRRHRRDTLIATLSLVGYTNAGKSTLFNALTDSDVGVSRQLFSTLDPTLRKMVLPSKRMALLSDTVGFIRKLPHTLVTAFRATLEEVVEADLILHVIDRADPQFMDHEVAVNSVLEDLQVKHTPILKVYNKTDLLEPPTGRPDPAQGVFVSALTGEGLEELVRRIDAMLLRDPLVDCHLVFPHAEARVLSLIQRKGHLLEKEITTDLIRVHAQLPQSVARQLTSFVQ, from the coding sequence GTGAACGACAGGGCTTTACTGGTTTCCGTTTGTTCGCAGCGAGCCTCGCGCGGACGTTCAACGGGCGCCCGGCGCGAAGGCGACGATTCCCTCGACGAACTTCAAGAACTGGCATTTACGGCCGGAGCCGAGGTGGTGGGCCGCATCAGTCAATCGCGGCCCAACCTCGACCCGGCCTTTTTCATTGGGCGGGGAAAGGGTCTTCAACTCCGGGAACAAATCCAATCGGGCCGGGTCACGCTCCTCATCTTCGATGACGAGTTGACCCCGACACAGCAACGGAATCTGGAGAACCTGACGGAATGCCGGGTCATCGACCGCACCCAGTTGATTCTTGCCATCTTTGCACAGCGCGCGAGGACGCGCGAAGGGAAGTTGCAGGTTGAATTGGCGCAACTCGACTACCTGCGACCCCGCCTGACCGGCCATGGCGTCGAACTTTCGCGGCTGGGCGGGGGCATCGGGACTCGGGGCCCCGGCGAGACCCGGTTGGAGATGGACCGTCGACGCATCATTCGACGTATCGCCCGGATCCGTGCGGAAATGGAACGCGTGCGTTTCCAGCGCGAATTGCATCGACGCCACCGTCGCGACACCTTGATCGCAACCCTTTCCCTGGTGGGATACACCAATGCCGGAAAGTCGACCCTCTTCAATGCCCTGACCGACTCTGATGTTGGGGTGTCAAGACAACTCTTCTCCACTCTCGACCCCACCCTTCGCAAGATGGTGCTCCCTTCCAAGCGGATGGCCCTGCTTTCCGATACCGTCGGTTTCATCCGAAAACTTCCCCATACGTTGGTGACCGCCTTCCGGGCAACGCTCGAAGAAGTCGTCGAGGCCGATTTGATCCTGCATGTGATTGATCGGGCCGACCCCCAGTTCATGGATCACGAAGTTGCGGTCAACAGCGTGCTCGAAGACCTTCAGGTGAAACATACTCCGATTCTCAAGGTGTACAACAAGACGGATCTCCTGGAACCTCCGACCGGTCGTCCGGATCCTGCCCAGGGGGTCTTCGTTTCTGCCCTCACGGGGGAAGGACTCGAGGAGCTGGTGCGTCGCATAGATGCCATGCTCCTGCGTGATCCGCTCGTGGATTGCCACCTGGTCTTTCCCCATGCCGAAGCGCGGGTTTTGAGTCTGATTCAGCGGAAGGGACACCTCCTCGAAAAAGAAATCACAACAGACCTCATCCGGGTGCACGCGCAACTGCCACAATCTGTCGCACGTCAGTTAACCTCATTTGTGCAATAA
- the hfq gene encoding RNA chaperone Hfq: MDNKVAQNIQDAFLNNARKEKQTVTIYLLSGVKLTGRIKSFDKYSVILEASNQDQLIFKHAISTVVVARSISSQAPPPVAAPTTANVS; the protein is encoded by the coding sequence GTGGACAACAAGGTGGCGCAGAACATCCAGGACGCTTTCTTGAACAACGCCCGGAAGGAAAAACAGACCGTAACAATCTATTTATTAAGCGGGGTGAAACTGACGGGCCGCATCAAAAGTTTTGATAAGTATTCGGTCATTCTCGAGGCCAGTAATCAGGACCAATTGATTTTCAAGCACGCTATTTCAACGGTCGTCGTGGCTCGGTCAATATCCAGTCAAGCGCCTCCTCCCGTTGCGGCGCCGACGACTGCCAATGTGAGTTAG